In Pseudomonadota bacterium, a single window of DNA contains:
- the groES gene encoding co-chaperone GroES: protein MAIRPLRDRVLVKRLESEEKTKGGIIIPDAAKEKPLEGKVMAAGSGKLLEDGKIRPLDLKAGDKILFGKYTGTEVKVDGEEMVILREDDVLAVIE, encoded by the coding sequence ATGGCAATCAGACCACTTCGTGATCGCGTGCTCGTGAAACGGCTCGAGTCCGAGGAGAAGACCAAGGGCGGCATCATCATCCCGGACGCCGCCAAGGAAAAACCGCTCGAGGGCAAGGTCATGGCCGCGGGTTCCGGCAAGCTGCTCGAGGACGGCAAGATCCGGCCGCTCGACCTCAAGGCCGGCGACAAGATCCTGTTCGGCAAGTACACGGGCACCGAGGTGAAGGTCGACGGCGAAGAGATGGTGATCCTGCGCGAGGACGACGTGCTCGCGGTGATCGAATAA